One window from the genome of Spiractinospora alimapuensis encodes:
- a CDS encoding sensor histidine kinase: MRRRLTLLVAATVALVILAFALPMGLLLRNAAVEQNLSRASQDAEALTALVATADRTTVEASVAQVNATGEYPVTVFWPDGTIQGEEAPRSQAVDLAATGRSITAEAPDGREILFGVQGPDGDMAVIRSYISDDQLAAGVGRSLAIVAVLAVALLGFGLLLADRVARLLMEPLGELASVSHRLGAGELDARATVTGPPELREVGSALNGLAGRIRDLLALERERVADLSHRLRTPLTVLKLETESIRNSEERESVETAVADVERAVNAAINAARSPRPTDGASDAAAVVAERVEFWSALAEETERHVQSDLAPGPLMVRASGEELSASMDALLGNVFAHTPDGTGFSVRLSARTQGGATIEITDNGPGFPDEHVTERGHSQGGSTGLGLDIARRTATNSGGEVTLGTGTGGHGARVTMELGLTTERG; encoded by the coding sequence CGCGGCGGTCGAACAGAACCTCAGCCGGGCCTCCCAGGACGCCGAGGCCCTGACCGCGCTCGTGGCCACCGCGGACCGGACCACCGTTGAGGCGTCGGTCGCGCAGGTGAACGCGACCGGGGAGTACCCCGTCACCGTCTTCTGGCCCGACGGCACCATCCAAGGAGAGGAAGCCCCCCGATCCCAGGCGGTGGACCTCGCCGCGACCGGTCGCAGTATCACCGCGGAGGCGCCGGACGGGCGGGAGATCCTGTTCGGTGTCCAGGGGCCGGACGGCGACATGGCGGTCATCCGGTCCTACATCTCCGACGATCAGCTCGCCGCCGGAGTGGGACGTTCCCTGGCGATCGTCGCCGTGCTCGCGGTGGCCCTCCTGGGCTTCGGCCTGCTGCTCGCGGACCGGGTCGCCCGCCTACTCATGGAACCCTTGGGAGAGCTCGCCTCAGTGTCGCACCGACTGGGCGCGGGAGAACTGGACGCCCGGGCCACCGTGACCGGCCCGCCCGAACTACGCGAGGTGGGTTCGGCGCTCAACGGCCTGGCGGGACGCATCCGTGACCTCCTCGCCCTGGAACGCGAACGCGTCGCCGACCTGTCCCACCGCCTCCGCACCCCGCTCACCGTGTTGAAGCTGGAAACGGAGTCAATCCGGAACAGCGAGGAACGCGAATCGGTGGAGACGGCGGTGGCCGACGTCGAACGCGCGGTCAACGCGGCGATCAACGCCGCCCGCTCCCCACGCCCGACCGACGGCGCGAGTGACGCCGCCGCCGTGGTCGCCGAACGCGTGGAGTTCTGGTCCGCCCTCGCCGAGGAGACAGAGCGCCACGTCCAGTCCGATCTCGCCCCCGGGCCCCTCATGGTGCGGGCCAGCGGCGAGGAGCTGTCGGCGTCCATGGACGCCTTGCTCGGCAACGTCTTCGCCCACACGCCGGACGGCACCGGTTTCTCCGTCCGCCTGTCCGCCCGCACCCAAGGCGGCGCCACCATCGAGATCACTGACAACGGCCCCGGATTCCCCGACGAACACGTCACCGAACGCGGCCACAGCCAAGGCGGATCCACCGGTCTCGGCCTCGACATCGCCCGCCGCACCGCCACCAACTCCGGTGGCGAAGTCACCCTCGGCACCGGCACGGGCGGCCACGGAGCCCGGGTCACCATGGAACTCGGCCTCACCACGGAGCGGGGGTAA
- a CDS encoding polyphosphate polymerase domain-containing protein gives MSRRVPSLSLDTLPGVGLEEINDRAGLQTRVDTKYLIAPATHAHLLSALAQRPEWACLAIDGQRHFRYGSTYFDTPSLLTYHQHRQGRRRRFKIRTRAYLDTGDCSFEVKLRGARESTVKRRMSYAMDDADRLTARAQEFVAEVLDAAYGVEVPEHLAARARTEYRRHTLIDRAAGTRVTCDTALVCSSGDRRVAAGPMVVVETKATKPGNPVDRLMRSLGAHPIRLSKYCVATAVLNPDVPANPWARVLREWFGPTAATPAVWRVPEAA, from the coding sequence GTGAGTCGCCGTGTTCCGTCACTGTCCCTGGACACGCTGCCCGGCGTGGGGCTGGAGGAGATCAACGACCGGGCAGGCCTGCAGACGCGTGTGGACACCAAGTACCTGATCGCCCCGGCGACCCACGCCCACCTGCTGTCCGCCCTGGCGCAGCGGCCGGAGTGGGCGTGCCTGGCAATCGACGGCCAGCGCCACTTCCGCTACGGCTCGACCTACTTCGACACCCCGTCCCTGCTCACTTACCACCAACACCGCCAGGGCCGCCGACGCCGTTTCAAGATCCGCACCCGCGCATACCTGGACACCGGCGACTGCTCCTTCGAGGTGAAACTACGCGGCGCCCGTGAGTCCACGGTGAAGCGGCGGATGTCCTACGCGATGGACGACGCCGACCGCCTCACCGCCCGCGCCCAGGAGTTCGTGGCCGAGGTGCTCGACGCGGCCTACGGTGTCGAGGTCCCAGAACACCTGGCCGCCCGCGCCCGCACCGAGTACCGTCGACACACGCTGATCGACCGCGCCGCCGGCACTCGCGTCACCTGCGACACCGCCCTCGTGTGCTCCTCGGGCGACCGGCGAGTCGCCGCCGGCCCCATGGTCGTCGTCGAGACGAAGGCCACCAAACCCGGCAACCCCGTGGACCGTCTCATGCGCTCCCTGGGCGCCCACCCCATCCGCCTCAGTAAGTACTGCGTAGCCACCGCCGTACTCAACCCCGACGTACCGGCGAACCCATGGGCGCGGGTCCTGCGCGAGTGGTTCGGCCCCACGGCCGCAACACCCGCCGTGTGGAGGGTGCCCGAAGCCGCCTGA
- a CDS encoding DUF4956 domain-containing protein codes for MTVALLLAVPINLFSIAVLSAAIYYRRHHRPDLMLAYIALNVGVFTASALMMSQQVGMAVAFGLFGVLSILRLRSEEINHREVGYFFVALALGLVNGIGSSMPLLMLGLNLLLLATMFVADHPRVGRRMERRLLMLDTVHHDDASLRADLRQRLGGEILRVDVSMVDYVRDTMRVDVRFRVPRPQATGTVPAAPSATAQEQSEARPLAAPSPAYGHTQPLERFR; via the coding sequence GTGACCGTGGCGCTGTTGTTGGCGGTGCCGATCAATCTGTTCTCGATCGCCGTTCTGTCCGCCGCTATCTACTACCGGCGCCACCACCGCCCCGACCTCATGCTCGCCTACATCGCGCTGAACGTGGGTGTGTTCACGGCGTCCGCGCTGATGATGAGCCAACAGGTGGGGATGGCGGTCGCGTTCGGACTGTTCGGGGTGTTGTCGATCCTGCGGCTGCGCTCCGAGGAGATCAACCACCGCGAGGTCGGCTACTTCTTCGTCGCCCTTGCCCTGGGGTTGGTGAACGGCATCGGATCCTCGATGCCCCTACTGATGCTCGGACTCAACCTGCTCTTGCTGGCCACCATGTTCGTCGCCGACCATCCGCGGGTGGGACGCCGCATGGAACGGCGGCTTCTCATGTTGGACACCGTGCACCACGACGACGCGTCCCTCCGCGCCGACCTGCGCCAACGCTTGGGTGGGGAGATTCTGCGCGTCGACGTCAGCATGGTGGACTACGTGCGGGACACGATGCGTGTTGACGTCCGATTCCGGGTGCCACGCCCCCAGGCCACCGGTACCGTACCGGCCGCCCCATCCGCCACAGCCCAGGAACAGTCGGAAGCCCGCCCCCTGGCCGCCCCGTCCCCCGCGTACGGGCACACCCAGCCGTTGGAGCGTTTCCGGTGA
- a CDS encoding NHL repeat-containing protein encodes MGFSLLSSVIVTPGLPAAPAWSDGSVTLPEVVPLTQWADFDDVPSPNVTGVAARDTGVVVVADSNSSLVFEVDAAGSKSVLAGTGEPGTPEDGERAAETPIDQPQDVASATSDRTFVSDEAGAIHRIDQGEIETLVPGGELAPAGDELTLAANEDTLFVGSTSGEIHEIDPDSADIDSVTAALPGPVTGLDVGPDGVLYAATGDAVVTVEDGSASRTLYPSSGWELGVPYEEKDTVARDVAVDEQGTVYAVGDSGLVAVPQNGPPVVHPTVTGDTVAHGLGGGLVVSDDTGSAWQLRENVATDPIRLAAPGRLEVNDNGHGAGTVLSIREDTSLASVTAMTVTETGALSPLGSRGTVEFTGSDGGSLLWDERDAVSVPDGDEVPSIVAGRDSYRYVLNDGTLYRIDQHGTPRSLAIGMTFSALEEGAGPPRLLHLAGNGDDTYFASQREVYTLSEDGMLMPFTTHALAGPDERIIALATGPDSDMVYATVDTGSAYIVVRVAASGRPSTMFDTDDVPGTFTPTGLAVGPREILYVTDSGSGRVLRHAGSGSPEVIAGGGSDAASYPSPGLETELVAPTAPAVDSAGTLVFVDDGAALAVTAAHDAPTSGGYPLGGMSVALAITLGVAAAVLIGLRRAISSAE; translated from the coding sequence GCGCGACACCGGGGTCGTGGTGGTCGCCGACTCCAACTCCTCCCTCGTCTTCGAGGTGGACGCCGCTGGATCGAAGAGCGTCCTGGCGGGGACGGGCGAGCCCGGCACGCCCGAGGACGGGGAGCGCGCCGCCGAGACCCCCATCGACCAGCCCCAGGACGTGGCGTCTGCGACGTCTGACCGCACCTTCGTCAGCGACGAGGCGGGCGCGATCCACAGGATCGACCAAGGCGAGATCGAGACGCTCGTCCCCGGCGGCGAACTGGCTCCCGCGGGCGATGAACTGACCCTCGCCGCGAACGAGGACACCCTGTTCGTGGGGTCCACGTCCGGCGAGATCCACGAGATCGACCCCGACTCCGCCGACATCGACTCCGTCACCGCGGCCCTGCCCGGGCCCGTCACGGGGCTGGACGTGGGACCGGACGGCGTCCTATACGCGGCGACGGGGGACGCCGTCGTCACCGTCGAGGACGGCTCCGCGTCCCGCACCCTCTACCCCTCCTCGGGGTGGGAGCTGGGCGTTCCCTACGAGGAGAAGGACACCGTTGCCCGGGATGTCGCGGTGGACGAGCAGGGCACGGTGTACGCGGTCGGGGACAGCGGCCTCGTCGCCGTCCCCCAGAACGGACCGCCCGTCGTGCACCCCACGGTCACCGGCGACACGGTAGCCCACGGGCTGGGTGGCGGACTGGTGGTCAGTGACGACACCGGATCGGCGTGGCAGTTGCGCGAAAACGTCGCGACCGACCCCATACGGCTGGCGGCCCCCGGCCGCCTCGAGGTCAACGACAACGGTCACGGGGCGGGCACGGTCCTGTCGATACGTGAGGACACGAGCCTGGCCTCGGTGACGGCGATGACGGTGACCGAGACAGGTGCGCTCAGTCCCCTCGGCTCCCGCGGCACCGTGGAGTTCACCGGGTCTGACGGCGGCTCCCTGTTGTGGGACGAGAGAGACGCCGTGTCCGTGCCGGACGGGGACGAGGTTCCCTCCATCGTCGCTGGCCGCGACTCCTACCGCTACGTGCTCAACGACGGGACGCTGTACCGGATCGACCAGCACGGGACGCCACGGTCGCTCGCCATCGGGATGACATTCTCCGCATTGGAGGAGGGCGCCGGCCCACCACGGCTGCTGCACCTGGCGGGCAACGGCGATGACACCTACTTCGCCAGTCAGCGCGAGGTGTACACCCTGTCCGAGGACGGCATGCTCATGCCGTTCACCACCCACGCCCTGGCGGGCCCCGACGAACGGATCATCGCGCTCGCCACCGGCCCGGACTCCGACATGGTGTACGCGACCGTGGACACCGGTTCGGCCTACATCGTGGTGCGCGTCGCGGCGTCGGGCCGCCCGTCGACGATGTTCGACACCGACGACGTCCCGGGAACGTTCACACCGACAGGACTGGCCGTGGGTCCCCGCGAGATTCTGTACGTGACCGATAGCGGCTCGGGACGGGTGCTGCGCCACGCGGGCTCCGGCTCCCCAGAGGTGATCGCCGGAGGCGGCTCCGACGCGGCCTCCTACCCCAGTCCAGGGCTGGAGACCGAACTCGTGGCGCCCACCGCGCCGGCGGTGGACAGCGCCGGGACACTCGTCTTCGTGGACGACGGTGCGGCCCTCGCGGTCACCGCGGCCCATGACGCCCCGACGTCCGGTGGGTATCCGCTGGGAGGGATGTCCGTGGCGCTGGCGATTACGCTCGGGGTCGCCGCCGCGGTCCTGATAGGGCTCCGCAGGGCGATCTCGTCGGCGGAGTGA